The Arvicanthis niloticus isolate mArvNil1 unplaced genomic scaffold, mArvNil1.pat.X pat_scaffold_957_arrow_ctg1, whole genome shotgun sequence genome has a window encoding:
- the LOC117702545 gene encoding integrin beta-1-like, which yields MNLQLVFWIGLISLICSVFGQTDKNRCLKANAKSCGECIQAGPNCGWCTNTTFLQEGMPTSARCDDLEALKKKGCQPSDIENPRGSQTIKKNKNVTNRSKGMAEKLRPEDITQIQPQQLLLKLRSGEPQKFTLKFKRAEDYPIDLYYLMDLSYSMKDDLENVKSLGTDLMNEMRRITSDFRIGFGSFVEKTVMPYISTTPAKLRNPCTSEQNCTSPFSYKNVLSLTDRGEYFNELVGQQRISGNLDSPEGGFDAIMQVAVCGSLIGWRNVTRLLVFSTDAGFHFAGDGKLGGIVLPNDGQCHLENNVYTMSHYYDYPSIAHLVQKLSENNIQTIFAVTEEFQPVYKELKNLIPKSAVGTLSGNSSNVIQLIIDAYNVS from the exons ATGAATTTGCAACTGGTTTTCTGGATTGGATTGATCAGCTTGATTTGTTCTGTATTTGGccaaacag ATAAAAATAGATGTTTAAAAGCAAATGCCAAATCTTGTGGAGAATGTATACAAGCAGGGCCAAATTGTGGGTGGTGTACAAATACG acATTTTTACAAGAAGGAATGCCTACATCTGCACGATGTGATGATCTAGAAGCTTTGAAAAAGAAGGGTTGCCAGCCAAGTGACATAGAGAATCCCAGAGGCTCtcaaactataaagaaaaataaaaatgtcaccaaTCGCAGCAAAGGGATGGCAGAGAAGCTCCGGCCAGAAGACATTACTCAGATCCAACCACAACAGCTGCTTCTAAAGTTGCGGTCAG GAGAGCCACAGaagtttacattaaaattcaagaGGGCTGAAGACTACCCTATTGATCTCTACTACCTTATGGATCTCTCCTACTCCATGAAAGATGATCTGGAGAATGTGAAGAGTCTTGGGACGGATTTGATGAATGAAATGCGGAGGATTACTTCAGACTTCCGCATTG GCTTTGGCTCATTTGTGGAGAAAACTGTGATGCCGTATATTAGTACAACTCCAGCAAAGCTAAGAAATCCTTGTACGAGTGAACAAAACTGCACCAGCCCATTTAGCTACAAAAATGTGCTTAGTCTTACTGACAGAGGAGAGTATTTCAATGAACTTGTTGGTCAGCAGCGCATATCTGGAAACTTGGACTCTCCAGAAGGTGGTTTTGATGCAATCATGCAGGTTGCAGTTTGTGGA tcccTGATTGGCTGGAGGAATGTAACACGACTGCTGGTGTTTTCCACGGATGCTGGGTTTCACTTTGCTGGAGATGGGAAACTTGGTGGTATCGTTTTACCCAATGATGGACAATGTCACCTGGAAAATAATGTATATACAATGAGCCATTACTAT GATTATCCTTCAATTGCTCACCTTGTTCAGAAACTAAGTGAAAATAATATTCAGACGATTTTTGCAGTTACTGAAGAGTTCCAGCCTGTTTACAAg GAATTGAAGAATTTGATTCCTAAGTCAGCAGTGGGCACCCTGTCTGGAAACTCTAGCAATGTGATCCAGCTGATCATCGATGCCTATAATGTGagttag